The following proteins come from a genomic window of Blastococcus sp. HT6-30:
- a CDS encoding response regulator transcription factor, with amino-acid sequence MIEDRLRAPVHGATVWVYDERRRVRDDVASRLVALPFVGRVEVVGDGQSLMSRLATRTPDVLVVGTQRAVDTGLSAATQALRAHPGLPVLVLGAPDDTESVRAAVAFGARGYLRWDATPFEMGLGLSRVGLRADGGRIPQQAAAPVPAWSGAAPLSGSPPTTVRSTVRDAAPAVALSMREMQVLTGMSQGKSNAQIGRELYLSEDTIKTHARRLFRKLGAKDRAEAVATGFRRGIMT; translated from the coding sequence GTGATCGAGGACAGGCTGCGGGCACCCGTGCACGGTGCGACGGTGTGGGTCTACGACGAGCGACGGCGGGTCCGTGACGACGTCGCCTCGCGGCTGGTCGCCCTGCCGTTCGTCGGCCGGGTCGAGGTCGTGGGGGACGGGCAGTCCCTGATGTCCCGGCTCGCGACCCGCACCCCCGACGTCCTGGTGGTCGGCACCCAGCGCGCCGTCGACACCGGGCTCTCGGCCGCCACGCAGGCTCTGCGCGCGCACCCGGGCCTGCCGGTGCTCGTGCTCGGCGCCCCCGACGACACCGAGAGCGTCCGGGCCGCCGTCGCCTTCGGCGCCCGCGGCTACCTCCGCTGGGACGCGACCCCGTTCGAGATGGGCCTGGGTCTCTCCCGCGTCGGCCTGCGGGCCGACGGCGGTCGCATCCCGCAGCAGGCGGCCGCCCCCGTGCCGGCGTGGAGCGGAGCCGCGCCGCTGTCCGGCTCGCCGCCCACCACGGTCCGCTCCACGGTGCGCGACGCCGCTCCCGCCGTGGCGCTGTCCATGCGGGAGATGCAGGTGCTCACGGGGATGAGCCAGGGCAAGAGCAACGCCCAGATCGGCCGTGAGCTCTACCTCTCCGAGGACACCATCAAGACCCACGCGCGGCGGCTGTTCCGCAAGCTCGGCGCGAAGGACCGCGCCGAGGCGGTGGCCACCGGGTTCCGCCGCGGCATCATGACCTGA
- the tsaD gene encoding tRNA (adenosine(37)-N6)-threonylcarbamoyltransferase complex transferase subunit TsaD, producing the protein MKQEPVVLGFETSCDETGVGIVRGHTLLADALATSMAEHERFGGVVPEIASRAHLEAMVPTVHRALADAGVRASDVDAVAVTSGPGLTGALLVGVAAAKAYALALDRPLYGVNHLAAHVAVDELQHGPLAEPSIAMLVSGGHSSLLLVPDLAQEVQSLGRTIDDAAGEAFDKVARVLGLPFPGGPPIDRAARDGDPSAIAFPRGLTGSRDPAYDFSFSGLKTAVARWVEARQRAGEAVPVADVAASFQEAVADVLTAKAVRACRDHGVDHLVLGGGVAANSRLRALAEERCAAAGIVLRVPSPRLCTDNGAMVAALGSRLVAASVAPSAPDLGADSSLPIDVVSR; encoded by the coding sequence GTGAAGCAGGAACCGGTCGTCCTGGGTTTCGAGACGTCCTGCGACGAGACCGGCGTCGGCATCGTCCGCGGGCACACGCTGCTCGCCGACGCACTGGCCACCTCGATGGCCGAGCACGAGCGCTTCGGCGGCGTCGTCCCCGAGATCGCCTCCCGGGCGCACCTGGAGGCGATGGTCCCCACCGTCCACCGCGCGCTGGCCGACGCCGGGGTCCGTGCCTCCGACGTCGACGCGGTCGCGGTCACCTCCGGCCCCGGGCTCACCGGGGCGCTGCTGGTCGGCGTCGCGGCGGCGAAGGCCTACGCCCTGGCGCTGGACAGGCCGCTCTACGGCGTCAACCACCTGGCCGCGCACGTCGCCGTCGACGAGCTGCAGCACGGCCCGCTGGCCGAGCCGTCGATCGCGATGCTCGTCTCCGGTGGCCACAGCTCGCTGCTGCTCGTGCCGGACCTCGCGCAGGAGGTGCAGTCGCTCGGCCGGACGATCGACGACGCCGCGGGGGAGGCCTTCGACAAGGTCGCCCGCGTGCTCGGCCTGCCGTTCCCCGGCGGCCCGCCCATCGACCGGGCCGCCCGGGACGGCGACCCGTCGGCGATCGCCTTCCCGCGGGGCCTCACCGGCTCCCGCGACCCGGCCTACGACTTCTCCTTCTCGGGGCTGAAGACCGCCGTCGCCCGGTGGGTGGAGGCCCGGCAGCGCGCGGGCGAAGCCGTGCCGGTGGCCGACGTCGCGGCGTCGTTCCAGGAGGCGGTCGCCGACGTGCTGACGGCGAAGGCGGTGCGGGCCTGCCGTGATCACGGCGTCGACCACCTGGTCCTCGGCGGGGGAGTGGCGGCCAACTCGCGGCTGCGTGCGCTGGCCGAGGAGCGGTGCGCTGCAGCCGGCATCGTGCTGCGGGTGCCCAGCCCGAGGCTCTGCACCGACAACGGCGCGATGGTGGCCGCGCTCGGCTCCCGGCTCGTCGCCGCCAGCGTCGCGCCGTCGGCCCCCGACCTCGGCGCGGACAGCTCGCTGCCGATCGACGTGGTCAGCCGCTGA
- the groES gene encoding co-chaperone GroES → MTTATKVSIKPLEDRVVVQANEAETTTASGLVIPDTAKEKPQEGTVVAVGPGRIDDNGNRVPLDVNVGDVVIYSKYGGTEVKYAGEEYLVLSARDLLAVVEK, encoded by the coding sequence GTGACGACCGCTACCAAGGTCAGCATCAAGCCGCTGGAGGACCGCGTCGTGGTCCAGGCCAACGAGGCCGAGACCACCACCGCGTCCGGTCTGGTCATCCCGGACACCGCCAAGGAGAAGCCCCAGGAGGGCACCGTCGTCGCCGTGGGCCCCGGCCGCATCGACGACAACGGCAACCGCGTGCCGCTCGACGTGAACGTCGGCGACGTGGTCATCTACTCGAAGTACGGCGGCACCGAGGTCAAGTACGCGGGCGAGGAGTACCTGGTGCTCTCCGCTCGCGACCTGCTCGCCGTCGTGGAGAAGTAG
- a CDS encoding class I SAM-dependent methyltransferase yields MDREPEEQTAETLRQLRALTTPEGAAALSRAASLLIEGVDAVAALTRLRTEVGTDLAGPAWGIARQRQKARSTFGADADRLLFTSDALEQAGRPELAARRAARLLAGGADSVADLGCAAGTDTIALARAGARVLAVDVDPVARELTAANVEAMGVADDVWVVAGDAVELVAAARGGEVAGCGAAVLDPARRAGGRRQLDPDRWSPPWSTVAELLDRVPTSVVKVAPGLDHDRVPEGVEAEWVSVGGSIVEALLWGPAVSETWRRAAVVRDGVVHELTADADPGPAPAGPVRGWLHEPDPAVIRSGLISLAAAGLGATLVDPTIAYLTSDGPADSPWVSSYRVDQVLPFNQKKLKALLRERGVGRVVVKKRGSAIEPETLARHLRTDASGTATVVVTRVAGTPTAIVCDVSG; encoded by the coding sequence GTGGACCGGGAACCCGAGGAGCAGACCGCTGAGACGCTGCGCCAGCTGCGGGCATTGACGACGCCCGAGGGGGCCGCGGCGCTGTCCCGGGCAGCGTCGCTCCTGATCGAGGGGGTGGACGCGGTCGCCGCGCTGACCCGGCTGCGGACCGAGGTGGGCACGGACCTGGCCGGACCGGCGTGGGGCATCGCCCGTCAGCGGCAGAAGGCCCGGTCGACGTTCGGAGCCGACGCCGACCGGCTGCTGTTCACCTCCGACGCGCTCGAGCAGGCCGGCCGCCCGGAGCTCGCCGCCCGTCGCGCGGCCCGCCTGCTGGCCGGAGGTGCCGACTCCGTCGCCGACCTCGGGTGCGCGGCCGGCACCGACACGATCGCCCTCGCCCGCGCCGGGGCCCGGGTGCTGGCGGTCGACGTCGATCCGGTCGCCCGCGAGCTGACGGCCGCCAACGTCGAGGCCATGGGGGTCGCCGACGACGTCTGGGTGGTCGCCGGGGACGCGGTGGAGCTGGTGGCAGCGGCGCGCGGGGGGGAGGTGGCCGGCTGCGGCGCCGCCGTGCTCGACCCCGCCCGCCGGGCCGGCGGCCGCCGGCAGCTGGACCCCGACCGCTGGTCGCCCCCGTGGTCCACCGTCGCGGAGCTGCTCGACCGGGTGCCGACGTCGGTGGTCAAGGTGGCGCCGGGGCTCGACCACGACCGGGTGCCCGAGGGCGTCGAGGCGGAATGGGTCTCCGTCGGCGGCTCGATCGTCGAGGCGCTGCTGTGGGGCCCGGCCGTCTCCGAGACGTGGCGGCGGGCGGCGGTCGTCCGCGACGGCGTCGTGCACGAGCTGACCGCCGACGCCGATCCGGGGCCGGCGCCCGCTGGCCCCGTGCGCGGGTGGCTGCACGAGCCCGACCCCGCGGTCATCCGCTCCGGCCTGATCTCCCTGGCGGCCGCCGGCCTCGGCGCGACCCTGGTCGACCCGACGATCGCCTACCTGACCTCCGACGGCCCGGCGGACTCCCCCTGGGTCAGCTCCTACCGGGTCGACCAGGTGCTGCCGTTCAACCAGAAGAAGCTCAAGGCGCTGCTGCGCGAGCGCGGCGTCGGCCGGGTCGTGGTCAAGAAGCGGGGCTCGGCGATCGAGCCGGAGACCCTCGCCCGCCACCTCCGCACCGACGCCTCCGGGACGGCGACCGTCGTCGTCACCCGCGTCGCCGGCACCCCGACCGCCATCGTCTGCGACGTCAGCGGCTGA
- a CDS encoding WhiB family transcriptional regulator, producing the protein MADIRRLPTPVAEVWDWQLHGACRGENTSLFFHPDGERGPARARRQSAAKAVCGRCPVVDACLKHALAVREPYGVWGGMSEEERARLIAAEPAAVAAGV; encoded by the coding sequence ATGGCCGACATCCGCAGACTCCCGACGCCCGTCGCCGAGGTCTGGGACTGGCAGCTCCACGGCGCGTGCCGTGGCGAGAACACGTCCCTCTTCTTCCACCCCGACGGTGAGCGTGGGCCGGCCCGGGCGCGGCGGCAGAGCGCGGCCAAGGCCGTCTGCGGTCGGTGCCCGGTCGTCGACGCGTGCCTCAAGCACGCTCTCGCCGTCCGCGAGCCGTACGGCGTGTGGGGCGGCATGAGCGAGGAGGAGCGGGCCCGGCTGATCGCGGCCGAACCCGCTGCGGTCGCCGCGGGGGTCTGA
- the groL gene encoding chaperonin GroEL (60 kDa chaperone family; promotes refolding of misfolded polypeptides especially under stressful conditions; forms two stacked rings of heptamers to form a barrel-shaped 14mer; ends can be capped by GroES; misfolded proteins enter the barrel where they are refolded when GroES binds): MAKIIKFNEDARRALERGVDKLADAVRVTIGPRGRNVVIDKKFGAPTITNDGVTIAREIELEDPYENLGAQLAKNVATKTNDVAGDGTTTATVLAQALVHEGMRNVAAGANPMALGRGMRAAVDAVHAALDAAAIPVEKRAAVAEVATISAQDAEVGDLIGEAMERVGKDGVITVEESNTLNTELDVTEGVQFDKGYLSPYFVTDQEAMEAVLDDALVLLVSGKVSALADLLPLLEKVLSTGGRPLLIVAEDVEGEALSTLVVNSIRKTVKVVAVKSPYFGDRRTAFMTDLAVVTGGQVVSEDVGLKLDQVGLEVLGTARRVTVTKDATTIVDGGGTSEAIGDRVAQIRREIDATDSDWDREKLQERLAKLAGGIGIIRVGAATEVELKERKHRIEDAIAATRAAVEEGVIPGGGSALVHAAAAVDALDLSGDELTGARAVRTALDAPAVQIAENAGFEGRVVVSRVREAGQGQGFNAATGEYGDLAAEGVIDPVKVTKAALDNAVSIAAMVLTTDSAVVEAPEEEDDHAGGGHHTHGHAHGHGHSH, translated from the coding sequence ATGGCCAAGATCATCAAGTTCAACGAGGACGCCCGGCGCGCCCTCGAGCGCGGCGTCGACAAGCTCGCCGACGCGGTGAGGGTGACGATCGGCCCGCGCGGCCGCAACGTCGTCATCGACAAGAAGTTCGGCGCCCCGACGATCACCAACGACGGCGTGACCATCGCCCGCGAGATCGAGCTCGAGGACCCCTACGAGAACCTCGGCGCCCAGCTGGCGAAGAACGTCGCCACCAAGACCAACGACGTGGCCGGTGACGGCACCACCACCGCCACGGTGCTCGCCCAGGCGCTCGTGCACGAGGGCATGCGCAACGTCGCCGCCGGGGCCAACCCGATGGCCCTCGGCCGGGGCATGCGCGCCGCCGTCGATGCCGTGCACGCCGCCCTCGACGCCGCCGCCATCCCGGTGGAGAAGCGTGCGGCCGTCGCCGAGGTGGCCACCATCTCCGCGCAGGACGCCGAGGTGGGCGACCTGATCGGCGAGGCGATGGAGCGCGTCGGCAAGGACGGCGTCATCACCGTCGAGGAGAGCAACACCCTGAACACCGAGCTCGACGTCACCGAGGGCGTCCAGTTCGACAAGGGCTACCTCTCGCCGTACTTCGTCACCGACCAGGAGGCGATGGAGGCCGTCCTCGACGACGCCCTGGTCCTGCTGGTCAGCGGCAAGGTCAGTGCCCTGGCCGACCTGCTGCCGCTGCTGGAGAAGGTGCTCTCGACCGGCGGTCGCCCGCTGCTGATCGTCGCCGAGGACGTCGAGGGCGAGGCGCTGTCCACCCTCGTCGTGAACTCCATCCGCAAGACCGTCAAGGTCGTCGCGGTGAAGTCGCCGTACTTCGGTGACCGGCGCACGGCGTTCATGACCGACCTCGCCGTCGTCACCGGCGGCCAGGTGGTCAGCGAGGACGTCGGCCTCAAGCTCGACCAGGTCGGCCTCGAGGTGCTCGGCACCGCCCGCCGCGTCACCGTCACCAAGGACGCCACCACGATCGTCGACGGCGGCGGAACCTCCGAGGCCATCGGTGACCGCGTCGCGCAGATCCGCCGCGAGATCGACGCGACCGACTCCGACTGGGACCGCGAGAAGCTGCAGGAGCGGCTGGCCAAACTGGCCGGCGGCATCGGCATCATCCGGGTCGGCGCGGCCACCGAGGTGGAGCTCAAGGAGCGCAAGCACCGCATCGAGGACGCCATCGCGGCCACCCGCGCGGCGGTGGAGGAGGGCGTCATCCCCGGCGGTGGCTCGGCGCTCGTGCACGCCGCCGCGGCGGTCGATGCGCTCGACCTGTCCGGTGACGAGCTGACCGGTGCCCGCGCCGTCCGCACCGCGCTGGACGCCCCGGCGGTGCAGATCGCCGAGAACGCCGGCTTCGAGGGCCGGGTCGTGGTTAGCCGGGTCCGCGAGGCAGGCCAGGGGCAGGGCTTCAACGCCGCCACCGGTGAGTACGGGGACCTGGCCGCCGAGGGCGTCATCGACCCGGTCAAGGTCACCAAGGCCGCGCTGGACAACGCCGTCTCGATCGCCGCGATGGTGCTGACCACCGACTCCGCCGTCGTCGAGGCTCCCGAGGAGGAGGACGACCACGCCGGCGGTGGTCACCACACCCACGGCCACGCGCACGGCCACGGGCACAGCCACTGA